A single genomic interval of Monodelphis domestica isolate mMonDom1 chromosome X, mMonDom1.pri, whole genome shotgun sequence harbors:
- the LOC130456156 gene encoding fizzy-related protein homolog: MSWSLTEYGSSRSSPGKHGDRFIPSRSAANWDLKFHRTQDSEKSLKEKWPSRQATSGNSPIYSALLDNELLGVGIERVQNVKGRGQRLPQPCSPEKEDLFVYSPSTEGWWRPDAVRAASSHGMSSISSKSQALLASQKKTPKSISAKPFKILEAPELQDNFCLNLLDWSSLNIISVGLGTSVFLWHAATCQVVRVCDLSVEGDSVTSVCWSQRGILLAVGTQKGFVHVWDVVAERRVCVLNKHSSRVSVLAWNADQISSGSRDKLILQRDLRTRAMQSRRCLQGHSGEVCGLEWSTNRRLLASSGKDNTVVLWTPASPKPVQQHTGHKAAVKAIAWSPHQHGLLASGGCQADCAILFWNTLTNQILQSIHTGSQVGNLAWSRHTNELVSTHGSPENQIAIWKYPSLAQANKLTGHTCPVSHLTVSPDGQVIATGAADETLRLWEVFNKTHPSRPSESTLDLFTRIR, translated from the coding sequence ATGAGCTGGAGTCTGACGGAGTATGGTTCTTCACGGTCCTCCCCAGGCAAGCACGGAGACCGTTTCATCCCGTCCCGAAGCGCAGCCAACTGGGACCTGAAATTCCATAGGACGCAAGACTCTGAGAAATCCCTGAAGGAGAAGTGGCCATCCAGACAGGCCACATCGGGCAACAGCCCAATCTACTCTGCCTTGCTGGATAATGAGCTGCTGGGGGTCGGCATTGAGAGAGTCCAGAATGTCAAGGGGAGGGGGCAAAGGCTTCCCCAGCCTTGCAGCCCAGAGAAGGAGGATCTCTTTGTGTATAGCCCTAGCACTGAGGGCTGGTGGAGACCTGACGCGGTCCGTGCAGCCTCCTCTCATGGCATGTCATCCATCAGCAGCAAAAGCCAGGCCTTACTGGCGTCGCAAAAGAAGACCCCGAAGAGCATCTCCGCAAAGCCTTTCAAAATCCTCGAGGCCCCGGAGCTGCAAGACAACTTCTGCCTGAACCTACTAGACTGGTCTTCCCTCAACATCATCTCTGTGGGCCTGGGTACTTCTGTTTTCCTATGGCATGCCGCCACATGCCAGGTGGTGAGGGTATGTGACCTGTCAGTGGAGGGAGATTCCGTGACCTCGGTGTGCTGGTCTCAGCGGGGCATTTTGCTAGCCGTGGGCACGCAGAAAGGGTTTGTGCATGTCTGGGACGTTGTAGCCGAGAGGCGAGTGTGCGTGCTGAACAAGCACAGCTCCAGAGTCAGCGTGCTGGCCTGGAATGCCGACCAGATTTCTTCTGGGAGCCGTGACAAGCTGATCCTCCAGAGGGACCTCCGCACCCGGGCCATGCAGTCTCGGCGCTGCCTCCAAGGCCACAGCGGTGAGGTGTGTGGGCTCGAGTGGTCCACGAACCGCAGGCTGCTGGCCTCCAGCGGCAAGGACAATACGGTCGTGCTCTGGACGCCGGCCAGTCCAAAGCCTGTCCAGCAGCACACTGGCCACAAGGCGGCCGTGAAGGCCATCGCCTGGTCTCCCCATCAGCATGGCCTCCTAGCGTCTGGTGGCTGCCAGGCCGACTGCGCCATCCTTTTCTGGAACACGCTGACCAATCAGATCCTCCAGAGCATCCATACAGGTTCTCAGGTGGGCAACCTGGCCTGGTCCAGACACACCAACGAGCTGGTGAGCACCCACGGCTCCCCGGAAAACCAGATCGCCATCTGGAAATACCCCTCCCTGGCACAAGCCAACAAGCTCACGGGCCACACCTGCCCAGTCTCGCATCTGACCGTGTCTCCCGATGGACAGGTCATAGCTACAGGGGCTGCGGATGAGACTCTCAGACTCTGGGAAGTTTTTAACAAAACCCATCCGTCCAGACCATCCGAGTCCACCCTCGACCTCTTCACCCGTATCCGGTAA